From Oscillatoria sp. FACHB-1407, one genomic window encodes:
- the patD gene encoding heterocyst frequency control protein PatD: MLPVLYRQSYEALQQTLQQLQASITVENPDLKGFRAMLQTAKTQFQQQILTLDPEQLEEEDSAIALRLQSIQTEISKQLRLLDMDLLFLQTARQPATVQQRYVQIGDRLTTLIRYCEVVLGDEEEGDEGMG, from the coding sequence ATGCTACCTGTTCTCTATCGTCAGTCCTACGAAGCCCTGCAACAGACATTGCAGCAACTGCAAGCCTCTATTACCGTGGAGAACCCTGATTTGAAAGGGTTTCGAGCGATGTTGCAGACCGCGAAAACCCAATTTCAGCAGCAAATTCTCACACTTGACCCAGAGCAACTTGAGGAAGAGGACAGTGCGATCGCGCTCCGACTGCAATCGATTCAAACTGAGATCAGCAAACAGTTGCGTTTGTTAGATATGGATCTATTGTTTCTACAAACCGCTCGGCAACCCGCTACAGTGCAACAGCGTTACGTTCAAATTGGCGATCGCCTCACTACTTTGATTCGTTATTGCGAGGTGGTGCTGGGAGATGAGGAAGAGGGTGATGAGGGGATGGGGTGA
- a CDS encoding PAS domain S-box protein, with translation MEQDNQGHPYDETNSNSSELGWQQVNGLLRVLSSCNRAIVRAVDELALLQEICRMIVEIGGYRAAWISFAESNEATHIRPVAQAGEMGQSLQEISIHWAEDELGQRLTRTTICTGEIAIAQNLVNHPTHSHWREAALQGGCAAVIALPLTAEAPILGALSICSTRSDAFAPAETELLNELATDLAYGIAALRTRLEQQQVELALRASEERFRAFLEMASEAVIVSNARGEIVIFNTKAEDLFGYSADEVLGRSIESLMPERFRQGHLVFRAEYNRQPSQRSMGHARNLYALRKDGTEFPIEAGLSSVQIEDERFVLTFLTDISDRKRAEAQLRESREHLRYIIELNPQVPWTADPHGKITDFNERWLTLTGLTREQAMGEGWSQVPHPDDLPAMLAAWTYSITTGNPYDIQHRIKLADGSYRWMRSRAFPRRDEHKQILGWYGTTEDIHDTKCAEEQLRESEQRFRDMADCAPVMIWVTDVTGACTFLSQSWYDFTGQTETTGLGLGWLEAVHPDDQKFSGDIFVQANARQEQFRIEYRLRRKDGTYRWAINAATPWFGADGQFKGYIGSVFDITDRKQAEQALQESEARLKLAYKATRSGVWDWDVIHNSSHISEEYCLLFGLDPTQQTIRYEQWLSLLHPDDRASASETVNRVIQQKQSYYADEYRVLLPDGIRWLSARGQVFYDAAGNPVRMLGNMQDITERKQAEIALSQLNEDLEQRVRDRTLELSQLNDRLQQELQERKQTQKQLAEQAQLLDLAHDPIITRDSNGIITFWSRGAEQMYGWTRAEALGQSIHTLLKTQFPCPISDIDAALLRSRYWEGELIHQRRDGTPMTVASRWVLQRDDNGNPIKVLEINNDITSSKQVEQVQARLAAIIESSDDAIISTTLEGIIDSWNWGAEKLYGYSAVEVIGQPATLLLPYDRQHEETQIIERLQRGDRIEHYETVRQHKDGRLIDVSLTASPLKNAAGDIIGVSKIARDITRRKQAEMQVQLSNERISLANAELARASRLKDEFLAGMSHELRTPLNAILGLSEALLEEIFGELTAEQREHISTIEQSGKHLLELINDILDLSKVESGKMELEISPVVVQDLCDSSLSFIKQQAHHKRIKISCRIDPELVEVELDERRIRQVLVNLLSNAVKFTPDNGRVELQVRADLFRETIDFIVTDTGIGIASENINKLFQPFVQLDSSLSRRYAGTGLGLVLVRRIAELHGGSVTLESQIDKGSRFTVTLPWHPPTAIAESVSTTTPATTHSSNLQQALIIEDSQAAASQIARYLTEMGATTLVHPIGGGATQVAIGLRPDIIILDVLLPDRSGWEVLADLKANPETQAIPVIVVSVVDERPYALALGASAYLLKPISRPQLQKTINQILGQVEQDDQQSDLQPPDFMVTESQRTTTPLILLAEDSEANIVTLSSYLQAHNFQIVLARNGLEAIQMAQQHKPNLILMDIQMPEMDGLEAAQRIHSNQELQHIPIIALTALAMPGDRERCLSAGAVDYLTKPISLKHLLNLLSTYIPQVNFN, from the coding sequence ATGGAGCAAGACAATCAAGGACATCCGTATGATGAAACCAACTCTAACTCCTCTGAATTGGGATGGCAGCAAGTAAACGGCTTGCTTCGCGTTTTGAGTTCATGCAATCGAGCCATAGTTCGGGCGGTAGATGAATTGGCTCTATTACAAGAGATTTGCCGGATGATTGTCGAGATCGGAGGTTATCGTGCTGCCTGGATTAGTTTTGCAGAATCCAACGAAGCGACCCATATTCGTCCTGTGGCTCAGGCTGGTGAGATGGGGCAATCTCTCCAGGAGATATCCATTCACTGGGCAGAGGATGAATTAGGACAGAGACTCACGAGAACGACGATTTGTACTGGCGAGATAGCGATCGCCCAAAATCTTGTCAATCATCCAACCCATTCGCATTGGCGAGAGGCGGCTTTACAAGGTGGCTGTGCGGCGGTTATTGCGCTTCCCCTTACGGCTGAAGCCCCCATTTTAGGAGCACTGTCTATTTGCTCGACTCGGTCTGATGCGTTCGCTCCGGCTGAGACAGAACTGTTGAACGAACTGGCGACGGATCTTGCCTACGGCATTGCGGCATTGCGAACTCGTCTTGAACAGCAGCAAGTAGAACTGGCTTTACGAGCCAGCGAGGAGCGATTTCGGGCGTTCTTAGAGATGGCATCTGAGGCTGTGATTGTCTCCAATGCCAGAGGGGAAATCGTCATCTTTAACACCAAAGCCGAAGACTTGTTTGGTTATTCTGCTGACGAAGTTCTGGGGCGATCGATAGAGAGTTTGATGCCAGAGCGATTTCGCCAGGGGCACCTGGTATTTCGGGCTGAATACAACCGTCAACCCTCTCAGCGATCGATGGGTCATGCAAGAAACCTGTACGCTCTCCGTAAAGATGGCACTGAGTTCCCCATTGAGGCGGGGTTAAGTTCAGTCCAGATTGAGGATGAGCGGTTTGTGTTGACTTTTCTAACCGACATTAGCGATCGCAAACGAGCCGAGGCTCAACTCCGCGAATCTAGAGAACACCTGCGTTATATTATCGAACTGAACCCCCAGGTGCCCTGGACAGCCGACCCCCACGGCAAAATTACAGATTTCAATGAGCGGTGGCTCACCCTGACTGGCTTAACGCGAGAACAGGCGATGGGTGAGGGCTGGTCGCAGGTTCCCCATCCCGATGACCTACCCGCGATGCTGGCAGCGTGGACATACTCCATCACCACAGGTAATCCCTACGACATTCAACACCGCATCAAACTGGCAGACGGCTCCTATCGCTGGATGCGCTCTCGTGCCTTTCCTCGCCGCGATGAGCACAAGCAGATTTTAGGCTGGTATGGCACAACGGAAGACATTCACGATACGAAATGCGCTGAGGAACAGTTGCGTGAGTCAGAACAGCGATTTCGGGACATGGCGGATTGTGCTCCGGTGATGATCTGGGTAACGGATGTGACAGGGGCGTGTACTTTTCTGAGTCAAAGCTGGTACGACTTTACAGGTCAGACTGAGACGACAGGGTTAGGGTTGGGCTGGCTAGAAGCGGTACATCCCGATGATCAAAAATTCTCTGGGGATATCTTTGTCCAGGCTAACGCTCGCCAGGAGCAGTTTCGCATAGAGTATCGGCTGCGGCGTAAAGACGGAACATATCGGTGGGCGATCAATGCAGCGACTCCCTGGTTTGGCGCAGATGGTCAATTTAAGGGCTACATCGGCTCAGTGTTTGATATCACCGATCGCAAACAGGCAGAGCAGGCATTGCAGGAGAGCGAAGCCCGACTAAAGCTGGCATACAAAGCGACGCGATCGGGGGTATGGGATTGGGATGTGATACATAACAGTTCCCATATCTCTGAGGAATACTGTTTGCTATTTGGACTTGACCCCACTCAGCAAACGATCCGCTACGAACAGTGGCTCAGCTTGCTTCACCCCGACGATCGCGCCTCTGCCAGTGAAACCGTCAACCGTGTTATCCAGCAAAAGCAGAGCTACTACGCCGATGAGTATCGTGTGCTGCTGCCCGATGGGATTCGGTGGTTATCGGCGAGGGGGCAGGTGTTTTATGATGCGGCAGGCAACCCCGTCCGAATGCTGGGTAATATGCAGGACATCACGGAACGCAAACAAGCTGAAATTGCGCTCTCCCAACTCAATGAAGACCTGGAGCAACGGGTTCGCGATCGCACCCTGGAGCTATCTCAACTCAACGATCGCCTGCAACAAGAACTGCAAGAGCGGAAACAAACACAGAAACAACTGGCAGAACAGGCGCAATTGTTAGATCTGGCGCACGACCCGATCATCACCCGTGATTCCAACGGGATTATCACCTTCTGGAGCCGGGGAGCCGAGCAGATGTACGGTTGGACTCGTGCCGAGGCACTGGGGCAATCCATCCATACCCTGCTAAAAACGCAGTTTCCCTGTCCCATCAGCGACATTGATGCTGCACTTTTACGCTCCCGTTATTGGGAAGGAGAGTTGATCCATCAACGGCGTGATGGAACGCCCATGACCGTTGCAAGTCGTTGGGTGTTGCAACGCGATGACAACGGCAATCCCATCAAAGTGCTGGAAATTAACAACGACATCACCAGCAGTAAACAAGTAGAGCAGGTGCAAGCCCGCTTAGCGGCTATCATTGAATCCTCAGATGATGCCATCATCAGTACTACACTAGAGGGCATCATTGACAGTTGGAATTGGGGGGCAGAAAAGTTGTATGGCTATTCTGCGGTTGAAGTGATTGGTCAGCCAGCCACTCTACTGCTACCGTATGATCGCCAGCATGAAGAAACCCAGATTATTGAGCGACTCCAACGGGGCGATCGCATCGAGCACTATGAAACGGTGCGACAACACAAAGATGGTCGATTAATTGATGTATCGCTCACCGCTTCTCCACTCAAAAATGCAGCCGGAGATATCATTGGTGTCTCTAAAATTGCTAGAGATATCACCCGACGCAAACAAGCCGAAATGCAGGTGCAACTGAGCAATGAGCGAATTAGCCTCGCCAATGCTGAATTAGCCAGAGCTTCTCGCCTAAAAGATGAATTTTTGGCAGGTATGAGTCACGAGTTGCGAACTCCACTCAATGCCATTTTGGGACTCTCAGAAGCATTGTTAGAGGAAATTTTTGGTGAATTAACCGCAGAACAACGTGAACATATCTCAACCATTGAACAAAGCGGTAAACATTTGTTGGAGTTAATTAATGACATCCTGGATCTCTCTAAAGTAGAGTCCGGCAAGATGGAACTGGAAATTAGCCCAGTTGTTGTACAAGACCTGTGTGACTCTAGCTTAAGTTTTATCAAACAACAAGCTCATCACAAACGTATTAAAATTAGCTGTCGCATTGATCCAGAATTAGTTGAGGTTGAATTAGATGAGCGTCGCATTCGCCAGGTGTTAGTCAATCTCTTAAGCAACGCCGTTAAATTTACACCCGACAATGGTCGTGTGGAGCTGCAAGTGAGAGCTGATTTGTTCCGTGAAACCATCGATTTTATTGTCACGGATACAGGCATTGGGATTGCATCTGAAAATATCAACAAACTCTTTCAACCCTTTGTTCAACTAGATAGCTCACTCTCACGTCGTTATGCTGGCACCGGGTTAGGGTTGGTATTGGTGCGACGCATTGCGGAGTTGCATGGGGGCAGTGTGACGTTAGAGAGCCAGATCGATAAAGGCAGTCGTTTTACAGTTACGCTTCCCTGGCACCCACCCACGGCGATCGCTGAATCGGTTTCTACAACCACTCCTGCTACAACTCATTCCTCTAACTTACAGCAGGCGTTGATCATCGAAGACTCACAGGCGGCTGCCAGTCAAATCGCCCGTTATCTCACCGAGATGGGTGCAACAACACTGGTTCATCCCATTGGGGGAGGTGCGACCCAGGTCGCGATAGGATTGCGCCCTGACATCATCATCCTTGATGTTTTGTTGCCCGATCGCTCCGGTTGGGAGGTGCTAGCAGATCTAAAGGCAAATCCGGAGACTCAAGCGATTCCGGTCATTGTGGTTTCGGTGGTAGACGAACGCCCTTATGCGCTAGCACTTGGAGCGTCTGCCTATTTACTCAAACCCATTTCCCGACCCCAACTTCAGAAAACAATCAATCAGATCCTGGGTCAGGTAGAGCAGGACGATCAACAGTCTGACTTACAACCGCCCGACTTCATGGTTACTGAAAGCCAACGCACTACTACGCCGCTGATCTTACTTGCAGAAGATAGTGAAGCCAATATCGTCACCTTGAGTAGCTACCTGCAAGCTCACAACTTCCAGATCGTATTGGCGCGTAACGGATTGGAAGCGATTCAAATGGCGCAACAACACAAGCCCAATTTGATTTTGATGGATATCCAGATGCCAGAAATGGATGGATTAGAGGCGGCTCAACGTATTCACTCAAACCAGGAGTTGCAACACATTCCTATCATTGCGTTGACGGCTCTGGCCATGCCGGGCGATCGCGAACGATGTCTCAGTGCAGGAGCCGTGGACTATTTGACAAAACCCATCAGCCTCAAACACCTGCTCAATCTCTTGTCCACCTACATTCCCCAGGTCAATTTCAATTAA
- a CDS encoding peptidoglycan DD-metalloendopeptidase family protein produces the protein MRSNSNANTLRSNRIVNLASQNRVLTEQVNEQNPHDIFRIRVRSLSSFTASVNGLQRDANLQLLNSQGRAIQTSARRGRASEKVDRLLEEGTYYVRVYLRNKHDDTTYGLSLSTANVSSESSNTVSQTVFNGKLYQVTRGNDNLIYSRSSSDGSHWSVWRHTGASTYQTPAMTAFNGRLFQLAQGTDRNLYLRSSQNGENWSTWASLNIGGQTLSAPEMTVFQNQLVVAVRGINNQIYTATSGDGDRWNAWQDTGRASRSGPGLTVFNNRLYIAAQGTTDNDVYFSSSRDGVRWNSWSSAGIQTLSNPELGVFNEQLYVAVRGTDNNIYLKRSADGQVWGQSWLASHGTAQTAPEMDVFGNQMVLTMGDVEQRVRLNTSQDGTTWSGWTNYGQDNPAADALWSSNFGLHSTPTDLNPLRGFRDPLLGLGPITQHFGGQASHTGRSHYSIDYGVEVGMPIYAMYSGTVVAIEQSVPDLPANVAGSLANASNVNYVLIKLDDDDGVDDGYRNAYLHIRQNSVRVAVGQRVAAGDLIAESGHNGWSTAPHLHVEVHRPNSDGSWGQTVPFEMFSN, from the coding sequence ATGCGTAGCAATTCAAATGCAAACACTTTACGCAGTAATAGAATCGTTAATCTTGCTTCTCAGAATCGCGTTCTAACAGAACAAGTCAACGAGCAAAATCCGCATGATATCTTTCGTATTCGGGTAAGAAGTCTCAGTAGTTTTACTGCATCTGTCAATGGACTACAACGGGATGCAAATTTGCAATTACTCAACAGTCAGGGGCGTGCGATACAAACCTCTGCCCGTCGAGGAAGAGCTTCAGAAAAAGTTGATAGGCTTCTAGAAGAAGGAACCTATTATGTCCGGGTTTATCTCCGTAATAAACACGATGACACAACCTATGGATTGAGTTTATCAACCGCTAATGTCAGTTCTGAATCATCTAACACCGTTTCCCAAACGGTTTTTAACGGCAAGCTATATCAAGTGACGCGAGGCAACGATAATCTGATCTATAGTCGTTCCTCGTCTGATGGCAGTCATTGGAGTGTCTGGAGACATACAGGTGCCTCAACTTATCAGACACCCGCCATGACCGCGTTTAATGGTCGGCTGTTCCAACTCGCTCAGGGCACGGATCGCAATCTCTACTTACGCTCTAGTCAGAATGGAGAGAATTGGTCAACCTGGGCATCCCTGAATATTGGTGGGCAAACTCTCTCTGCACCTGAGATGACCGTCTTCCAAAATCAATTGGTCGTAGCGGTACGCGGCATCAATAATCAGATTTACACCGCAACTTCGGGAGATGGCGATCGCTGGAATGCTTGGCAGGACACAGGGCGTGCTTCCCGCAGTGGTCCTGGTCTGACGGTCTTCAACAATCGCCTGTACATCGCTGCTCAGGGAACAACCGACAATGATGTGTATTTCAGTTCTTCACGGGATGGAGTGCGCTGGAACTCATGGTCATCAGCAGGAATACAGACCCTTAGCAATCCAGAATTAGGTGTATTTAACGAACAGCTTTATGTAGCCGTTCGCGGTACTGATAACAACATTTATCTGAAGCGATCGGCGGATGGGCAGGTCTGGGGGCAATCCTGGTTAGCCTCTCATGGGACAGCGCAAACCGCCCCTGAAATGGATGTTTTTGGTAATCAGATGGTGTTGACAATGGGGGATGTTGAGCAGCGAGTCCGTCTCAACACTTCGCAGGACGGCACAACCTGGTCGGGTTGGACGAACTATGGACAGGACAATCCAGCCGCAGATGCCCTATGGTCAAGTAATTTTGGGCTTCACTCCACACCCACAGATTTGAATCCCTTGAGAGGATTTCGCGATCCGCTGCTGGGGTTAGGGCCGATTACTCAGCACTTTGGAGGACAAGCCTCCCACACTGGAAGAAGCCATTATTCCATTGATTATGGGGTTGAGGTAGGCATGCCCATCTATGCCATGTATTCTGGTACGGTAGTGGCGATTGAGCAGAGTGTTCCTGATCTCCCAGCCAATGTGGCAGGTTCTTTAGCCAATGCCAGCAATGTGAACTATGTCTTGATTAAGCTAGATGACGATGATGGGGTTGATGATGGTTATCGCAACGCTTATCTACACATTCGACAAAACTCGGTGCGGGTTGCAGTAGGACAACGAGTTGCCGCTGGAGACTTGATTGCAGAGAGTGGACACAATGGTTGGAGTACAGCTCCTCATTTGCATGTAGAAGTGCATCGCCCTAATTCTGATGGCAGTTGGGGGCAAACTGTTCCATTTGAAATGTTTAGCAATTGA
- a CDS encoding RelA/SpoT family protein has translation MNVAAPSYSVDITLPDWLNQCLIAKQSPMICASDNAEAETDLVCRAFEFAYCLHEGQYRASGEPYICHPVAVAGLLRDLGGGGAMIAAGFLHDVVEDTDVTPDEIERRFGVEVRRLVEGVTKLSKFNFSSKTERQAENFRRMFLAMAQDIRVIVVKLADRLHNMRTLEHLADDKRRRIAQETMDIFAPLANRLGIGRFKWELEDLAFKYLDADAYRQMQKLVTDKRVDREARLEQAIAKLHHELGQLGIHCVDISGRPKHLYGIYQKMERQKKEFHEIFDVAALRIIVENKDECYRALAVVHDAFRPIPGRFKDYIGLPKPNRYQSLHTVVIGLSGRPMEVQIRTVEMHHIAEYGIAAHWKYKESGHSSSKFTDDDEKFTWLRQLLEWQNDLKDAQEYLENVKDNLFDEDVYVFTPNGDVIPLARGSTPVDFAYRIHTEVGNHCAGARVNERIVPLDTPLCNGDIVEILTQKNAHPTLDWLNFVVTTGARNRIRQWYKRSHRDENYARGREMLEKELGKKGFEALLKSAPMQTAAERCNYHTVDDLLAALGYGEVTLNLVVNRLREAIKAQQPIAPAPTTDDLETLLPPATPALPVRLPSRTSDSPIAGVEGLLYNLARCCNPVPGEAIIGVVTMGSRGITIHRQGCTNTESIPGDRLIPVSWNPIDTKTRPQTYLVQILIEVIDRVGVLKDILSRLTDHNINVRSAQVKTHPGQTAVINLGIDVQDHKQLERTLTQIRKMSDVVNLRRVSQVDE, from the coding sequence ATGAACGTAGCGGCTCCCTCCTACTCTGTTGACATTACCCTTCCCGATTGGTTGAATCAGTGCCTGATTGCCAAACAATCTCCCATGATTTGTGCATCAGACAACGCCGAAGCCGAAACCGATTTAGTCTGTCGTGCCTTTGAATTCGCTTACTGCCTGCATGAAGGGCAATATCGAGCATCGGGCGAACCTTACATTTGCCACCCTGTTGCAGTTGCAGGTCTGCTAAGAGACTTGGGCGGTGGCGGTGCGATGATTGCGGCGGGTTTTTTACACGATGTGGTCGAAGACACCGACGTCACTCCCGATGAGATTGAACGGCGGTTCGGTGTTGAGGTGCGGCGACTGGTAGAAGGAGTGACAAAACTCTCTAAGTTTAACTTCTCCAGCAAAACTGAGCGTCAGGCTGAAAATTTCCGCCGCATGTTCCTGGCAATGGCGCAAGACATTCGCGTCATCGTGGTCAAGCTGGCAGATCGGCTCCACAACATGCGAACTCTAGAGCACCTGGCAGACGATAAACGCCGCCGCATTGCTCAAGAAACGATGGATATCTTTGCTCCGTTAGCTAATCGTCTGGGGATCGGTCGGTTTAAGTGGGAACTGGAAGATTTAGCGTTCAAATATCTTGACGCTGATGCCTACCGCCAGATGCAGAAACTGGTGACGGATAAGCGGGTCGATCGCGAAGCCCGATTAGAGCAGGCGATCGCCAAGTTGCACCACGAGTTAGGGCAGTTGGGCATCCACTGTGTAGATATCAGCGGCCGCCCCAAGCATCTCTATGGTATCTATCAAAAGATGGAACGCCAGAAGAAGGAGTTCCACGAGATTTTTGATGTAGCCGCCCTGCGCATCATTGTCGAGAACAAGGATGAGTGTTACCGCGCCCTAGCTGTTGTTCACGATGCCTTCCGCCCGATCCCCGGTCGCTTTAAAGACTACATCGGCTTACCCAAACCCAACCGCTATCAATCCCTACACACAGTTGTCATTGGGTTGTCAGGTCGCCCAATGGAGGTGCAGATTCGGACGGTTGAGATGCATCACATTGCTGAATACGGGATTGCTGCCCACTGGAAGTACAAAGAGTCGGGGCACTCCTCCAGCAAGTTCACGGACGACGATGAGAAATTTACCTGGTTGCGCCAACTGCTGGAATGGCAGAATGATCTGAAAGACGCGCAGGAATATCTGGAAAATGTCAAAGACAACCTCTTCGATGAAGATGTGTATGTCTTCACACCCAATGGTGATGTTATTCCGCTGGCGCGGGGATCAACGCCTGTAGACTTTGCCTATCGAATTCACACCGAAGTTGGCAACCACTGCGCTGGAGCGCGGGTCAATGAACGCATCGTGCCACTCGATACGCCCCTGTGTAACGGCGATATTGTCGAGATCTTGACGCAAAAGAACGCGCATCCCACGCTCGACTGGTTAAACTTTGTCGTCACGACCGGAGCACGCAACCGCATTCGCCAGTGGTATAAGCGATCGCACCGTGACGAAAACTACGCCCGTGGTCGCGAGATGTTGGAGAAAGAATTGGGTAAAAAAGGCTTTGAAGCCCTCCTCAAGTCTGCTCCAATGCAAACAGCAGCAGAGCGATGTAATTATCACACTGTGGATGATCTGTTGGCGGCTCTGGGGTATGGCGAAGTTACCCTCAATCTGGTGGTTAACCGTCTGCGCGAAGCTATCAAAGCGCAACAACCGATCGCCCCTGCCCCCACCACAGACGATTTGGAAACGCTGCTCCCTCCTGCAACTCCAGCATTACCCGTACGGTTGCCCAGCCGCACGAGTGATTCTCCCATCGCAGGGGTGGAAGGACTGTTATACAATCTCGCTCGATGTTGTAACCCCGTGCCTGGAGAAGCCATTATTGGCGTTGTCACAATGGGTAGCCGAGGTATTACTATTCATCGGCAGGGATGCACTAACACCGAGAGTATTCCGGGTGATCGCCTGATCCCCGTGAGTTGGAACCCCATCGATACTAAAACTCGTCCCCAGACTTATCTGGTTCAGATTCTGATTGAAGTGATCGATCGTGTCGGTGTACTCAAGGATATTCTGTCTCGTCTTACCGACCACAACATCAACGTCCGCAGTGCTCAAGTGAAGACTCATCCCGGTCAAACCGCCGTGATTAACTTAGGCATTGATGTGCAAGATCATAAGCAACTGGAACGGACACTGACCCAAATTCGCAAAATGAGCGATGTGGTCAACCTGCGCCGTGTTAGTCAAGTTGACGAGTGA
- a CDS encoding GNAT family N-acetyltransferase, translating into MNLAFRKTTELDLDYILAAEQHSDNQPFIIPWSREKHQGAIADPDIAHFIVQTDVHQDTVGFVILAGLLDPNDSIEFRRIVITAKGQGYGKATIQLVKQLVFETYQAHRLWLDVKEHNHRAQALYANAGFVVEGTLRDCLKTTNGYESLILMSILRSEY; encoded by the coding sequence ATGAACTTAGCGTTTCGTAAGACCACCGAACTTGACCTGGACTACATCCTCGCTGCTGAACAACACTCCGACAATCAGCCGTTTATCATTCCCTGGAGCCGTGAAAAACATCAAGGGGCGATCGCTGACCCCGACATCGCTCACTTCATAGTTCAGACGGATGTGCATCAGGATACGGTTGGATTCGTCATTCTAGCCGGACTGCTTGACCCCAATGACAGCATTGAGTTTCGGCGGATTGTGATCACAGCAAAAGGTCAGGGATACGGCAAAGCCACCATCCAACTAGTCAAGCAGTTAGTGTTTGAAACCTATCAAGCTCATCGACTCTGGCTTGACGTTAAAGAACACAATCACCGTGCTCAAGCTCTCTATGCTAATGCGGGCTTTGTCGTCGAAGGAACTCTACGCGATTGCTTAAAAACCACTAATGGTTATGAATCTCTAATTTTGATGTCGATCTTGCGATCGGAGTACTAA
- a CDS encoding hybrid sensor histidine kinase/response regulator, whose product MNRTPVVLVVDDEPNGFTVIRALLKPEGYEFFYVPSGDEALTQLDAIKPDVILLDVMMPDKDGIETCREIKANSAWASIPVIMVTALNAKEDLARCLDAGADDFISKPVNRVELQARVRSLLRIKQQYDALKDTLQLREDMSSMMVHDLRTPVTTILLGSQMLLMQALLPEQHQERLKLVYRAGQQLSSMINELLLLAKLEAGSLLLNYSEIDLNVLVTTVISEFQELAQARKIYLDVQLPQSGQQITADLNLLHRLMDNLLSNAIKFSPQNSTVTLTVEYLPHATHNGQVRMQAKIHVADQGPGIKADLRPYIFNKFEIGEAMHNVPQIGLGLTFCKLVVEAHGGSIYVQDNSPQGAVFTVEL is encoded by the coding sequence ATGAACCGCACACCTGTTGTCCTAGTTGTGGATGATGAACCCAACGGATTTACTGTGATTCGAGCATTGCTCAAACCTGAAGGCTATGAGTTTTTCTATGTTCCCAGTGGAGACGAAGCACTCACCCAATTAGATGCCATCAAGCCGGATGTCATTCTGCTGGATGTGATGATGCCTGACAAGGATGGGATCGAAACCTGCCGTGAAATCAAAGCAAATTCAGCCTGGGCAAGCATTCCAGTCATTATGGTGACTGCGCTCAACGCCAAGGAAGACCTGGCGCGATGTCTGGATGCAGGAGCCGATGATTTTATCTCTAAACCAGTGAATCGGGTTGAGTTACAGGCAAGGGTGCGATCGCTCCTACGCATAAAACAGCAATATGATGCCCTCAAAGACACTCTACAACTGCGTGAGGACATGTCCAGCATGATGGTGCATGACCTGCGAACGCCTGTCACTACAATCCTGTTGGGCAGCCAAATGTTGCTCATGCAAGCTCTTTTACCGGAACAACATCAGGAGCGGTTGAAACTGGTGTATCGGGCAGGTCAGCAGCTCAGTTCCATGATCAATGAATTGCTGTTACTGGCAAAGTTAGAAGCGGGAAGCTTACTCCTCAACTACAGTGAGATTGATCTAAATGTTTTAGTAACAACCGTCATATCCGAGTTTCAAGAACTCGCTCAAGCCAGAAAAATCTATCTGGATGTCCAACTACCACAATCGGGACAACAGATCACAGCCGATCTGAATCTTCTGCATCGACTCATGGATAACTTGCTCTCAAACGCAATTAAATTTTCTCCTCAAAACAGTACAGTCACGCTAACCGTTGAATATCTCCCTCACGCAACCCATAATGGACAGGTTCGGATGCAAGCCAAGATCCACGTTGCCGATCAAGGACCGGGCATCAAAGCCGATTTACGTCCATACATCTTTAACAAATTTGAGATCGGAGAAGCGATGCATAATGTGCCGCAAATTGGCTTAGGACTGACCTTCTGCAAGCTTGTTGTAGAAGCCCACGGTGGTAGTATTTATGTTCAAGACAACTCCCCTCAAGGAGCAGTCTTTACTGTAGAACTTTAG